From the Burkholderia ubonensis subsp. mesacidophila genome, the window TCGACAGCACGCGGCTCAGCGTCGCGGGCGAGACGCCGGTCTTGCGGGCCAGGTCGGCGTCGCTGAGGCCTTGCTGCTGCATCAGCGCTCGTATTCTCGCGACCATCAGGACCAGCCGCTGGCTCATTTCCATAGTGCGTTCCTGCCTCTCCCGGCGCGCTTGAGTCATTTTAGAGACGGACCGGGGCGCCGCGTGGGACGGGGCTCAAAAGGAGTGATCCTACCCTAACAAATTTGTAATGTGCGAGGGCGATCGCCAAGGCCGCCCTTCAAGATTGAAAAGGCCCAAAAACCGGGGAGGTCGGCCAATGCAAGTGCCGAGCTCGCCGGAAGACAGGGGCAATCTTGTCGATGGGTCAGGCGACCGGAAGGTTGCCGACGCGCGGCGGGCAACGCATCAGGACGCGGTCCGGGCCAGCGGCCCGAATCACGCACTGGGCATATCCGTTGGCCGGCGCGAAGTGGGCGAAAAACGGATCGAGCAAGCGACTGCAGGCGTACAGGCTGACGGTGTCGAGCACCGCTGTCTCGATCGTTACGCTGACCTCGATACCGCGCACGAACGTCGGCATCGGCGGAACGGACATCCATTGCATGACGGACTTGTGCGAGACGTCCACGATCGCATCGACCAGCGTGAGCGATCCCGTGGCTTCGGGAAGCAGCAGGCGCAGCAGGTCTTTCAGTGCGTCGGCGTTTGGCGATTGCAACGTCAGGATGTGTGGCGACAGACCGGTGACCAGCCGCCACAGCGAGCCTTGGGGCATCGATCCGGCGCGCGCGGGCGTCGGTGGGCGCAACAGCGAGACCCGGCCGGGCAAATTCTCCGTCTCGTTACACAGGTCGCCGTCGACGGCGCCGATTCGCAGCATCGTCGGATAGTTGCCGTTGGTACAGGTCAGCCTGACCAGAAGCTGGCCTGCGGCTTGCGGGACCGGTTGTCCGTCGAGATCGACGAGCGTGATGCCTGCGGACTGCCATGCTTCGCTTCCTTCCACGAATTCGCGTCGAGCCGCCAGCCAGAAGAGGGGGGCTGCCGTTATTCCCTGGCCGTGCACGAAACCCCGGTAGCGGGGAACCGGCTTGCCGCTGGTCGCCTCCGGCGAGACATCGTTCGTTAGCCGTACCGACTCGATGGACCGCGCGGTGACATCCCGCATGTTCAGCACCTGCGGCATGACGGTGTAGGTCGTTGCCTCTGGCTTGAGGGCGATGGGCGTCGCGTCACGACTGAACAGGTTCACGACCGGGGTGCAGCCGAGCCGCAGGTGATCGACGCCGAGGGTATCGAGTTGTTGGCGAGCCAGCGAGCCGTCCGGCATGTCGACGACGGGCAGGTGCAACGTCAGGCGCCGGCCAGGTTCCGCCGCGCGAACCAGGGCCGCCATGTCGAGATCGACGAAGGAAAATTTATCCGGGAATGCGAAATATTCGCGCAGCAGACGCCAGGACGGGTTGGCCAGGTTGTCGAAGCCTGGCACGAGCGCCTCGTGTGTGTCGTAACCGGCAGCCGTCAGCGGGATTCGCGCGAGCGCCTTCCAGCGTCGGCTGTGCTCGCCTTGGACGAAAGCCTTGGGCGCATGCAACAGGAGCGCATCCGTCACGGCCGCGACCATCGCCGGCGCGCCGTGGAGATGGATTCGGAGCCGATCGGGCACGATGGTGCGAAAGTCTGCTTCGTCCGTCAGCGACGCAAACGTGATCGACACCAGCGCCGAGGTGTTTCGCGGCAGCGTCGCCTGCGGCGAGGTCGCTGCCGCAGGCGTAACGTCGACCGCTTCGACGATGATCGGCGCGAGCGTGACGTCATAGCTGGTTCGAAATCGGCAGGTGCCGGCCCGGTCCTCGAGTTCGGTGCCGTGCGGCACCGTGACCGGCACGGTCATTTGACCGGCGGTGGCGGCGGCGTCGAATTGCGCGATCGAACAGGATGGAATGACGCGAAGCTGTTCCGGAAAGAGGGTGTCGATCAGCGCCTCGGCGAGCTCGGGATAGTCGTCGCCGAGTCTCTTGCCGATCCGGGCGCCGAGCAATGCGAAGGACTGCAGCAGCCGTCCCAGGTGAGGATCGTCGATCTCGCCGTCCGTGAGGCCCAGGCGAGCGGCAATCTTCGGAAAACGCGCGGCAAAATCGTGCGCGGAGCGGCGTAACAGTGCCAGCTCGCGTTCGTAATGGGGTAGCAGCTCGTCCATCCGCTATCAGGTCAACGCTGGCGGAGCGGCGGCTCCCATTCATGGGGCAACGAGTCCGGATCGAGCCAGCGCAGTTGCCGGATCGCCCGGTAGATGATGATCAGGCACGGCACCTTGACGACCGCAAACACGAACATCACGAAGGCCAGGTCCTGGTCGATGGGCGTCCGCCCGGCGTTCAGGTAGAACGCCAGAGCCAGCAGCGGCAGGTAAAGCGCCATGGCGGCAAAGGACAGCCGGCGAAACAGGCGTACGGCCCAGAGTTTGCCGCTACCGATGCCGATGCTGACGGTCAGCATGATGATCGTCAACACGGCCCACGCCGGCACGATCATGTCGTCGTAATGGATGCCCTTCAACGACGCGGTGCCTTCGACGAGTTCCGCAAAGGTCAGGCCGACGCCGAGAAAGAAGGCGCCCCCCGCGATTACCGCGAGTCGCGGTGCGCCGGGCGGGCGGTTACCGGGGCGCTCCGCCGGTGCGGACTGCCCGTCGACCGATGTAGCGGCGTTGTGATCGGGGGGCGTCATTGCGCGTACTCCGGGTGATGGCTGACGCCGACTTGAAATTGCAGCACGGTCGACGGATTGCCGACCTGATTCGAACGGCCAACGTGTTGAGGGGCAAGCGCGTGCGCCGGGTGGTCGGAATTGCGCTGCGTCGATTCGGTCATCCGGTCGGTCAGCCATTCGACGCCGTGCGTGAACGGATCCGGCGGGGAGATGCCGTACACGCTGGTGCCGTATATCGTCGCCAAATAGGCGGGCGCCTCGATGGTTCGCAGCAGCATCAATTCGCGGCTGGCCGCGGCGAGCTTCTGTTGCGCCG encodes:
- the tssF gene encoding type VI secretion system baseplate subunit TssF — translated: MDELLPHYERELALLRRSAHDFAARFPKIAARLGLTDGEIDDPHLGRLLQSFALLGARIGKRLGDDYPELAEALIDTLFPEQLRVIPSCSIAQFDAAATAGQMTVPVTVPHGTELEDRAGTCRFRTSYDVTLAPIIVEAVDVTPAAATSPQATLPRNTSALVSITFASLTDEADFRTIVPDRLRIHLHGAPAMVAAVTDALLLHAPKAFVQGEHSRRWKALARIPLTAAGYDTHEALVPGFDNLANPSWRLLREYFAFPDKFSFVDLDMAALVRAAEPGRRLTLHLPVVDMPDGSLARQQLDTLGVDHLRLGCTPVVNLFSRDATPIALKPEATTYTVMPQVLNMRDVTARSIESVRLTNDVSPEATSGKPVPRYRGFVHGQGITAAPLFWLAARREFVEGSEAWQSAGITLVDLDGQPVPQAAGQLLVRLTCTNGNYPTMLRIGAVDGDLCNETENLPGRVSLLRPPTPARAGSMPQGSLWRLVTGLSPHILTLQSPNADALKDLLRLLLPEATGSLTLVDAIVDVSHKSVMQWMSVPPMPTFVRGIEVSVTIETAVLDTVSLYACSRLLDPFFAHFAPANGYAQCVIRAAGPDRVLMRCPPRVGNLPVA